One genomic segment of Saccharomyces kudriavzevii IFO 1802 strain IFO1802 genome assembly, chromosome: 8 includes these proteins:
- the GRE3 gene encoding trifunctional aldehyde reductase/xylose reductase/glucose 1-dehydrogenase (NADP(+)) (similar to Saccharomyces cerevisiae GRE3 (YHR104W); ancestral locus Anc_5.409): MSSLVTLNNGLKMPLVGLGCWKIDKNACANQIYEAIKLGYRLFDGACDYGNEKEVGEGIRKAIYEGLVTRKDVFVVSKLWNNFHHPDHVKLALKKTLSDMGLDYLDLYYIHFPIAFKYIPFEEKYPPGFYTGTEDEEKGHITEAHVPIIDTYRALEKCVDEGLIKSIGISNFQGSLVQDLLRGCRIKPVALQIEHHPYLTQEHLVEFCKLHDIQVVAYSSFGPQSFIEMDLQLAKATQTLFENDVIKKVSENHTGSTTSQVLLRWATQRGIAVIPKSSKKERLLGNLEIEKKFSLTEQELKKISALNANIRFNDPWTWLDGKFPTFA; this comes from the coding sequence ATGTCTTCATTAGTTACTTTGAACAATGGCTTGAAAATGCCTCTGGTCGGCCTTGGATGTTGGAAGATCGACAAAAATGCTTGTGCTAATCAAATCTACGAAGCTATCAAATTGGGCTACCGTTTATTCGATGGTGCTTGTGACTACGGCAACGAAAAGGAAGTCGGCGAAGGTATCAGAAAAGCCATTTATGAAGGTCTTGTCACTAGGAAGGATGTATTTGTCGTTTCCAAATTATGGAACAATTTCCATCATCCTGATCACGTCAAATtggctttgaaaaaaacattgaGCGATATGGGACTTGATTACTTAGATCTGtattatattcattttccGATTGCCTTCAAATACATTCCTTTTGAAGAGAAGTACCCACCGGGGTTCTACACGGGTACAGAGGACGAGGAGAAGGGCCACATCACCGAAGCTCATGTTCCAATCATTGATACTTACCGCGCTTTGGAGAAATGCGTTGATGAAGGTCTGATCAAATCTATCGGTATTTCCAACTTCCAGGGGAGCTTGGTTCAAGACTTGTTACGCGGTTGCAGAATCAAGCCTGTAGCTTTACAAATTGAACACCATCCTTACTTGACTCAAGAACATTTGGTGGAATTTTGCAAGTTACATGACATCCAGGTCGTTGCTTATTCCTCCTTTGGCCCTCAATCATTCATTGAGATGGACCTTCAATTGGCAAAGGCCACGCAAACGTTGTTTGAAAACGACGTAATCAAGAAGGTCTCAGAAAACCACACAGGTAGCACCACCTCCCAAGTGCTATTGAGGTGGGCGACCCAAAGAGGTATTGCCGTCATACcaaaatcttccaaaaaggaaagactACTTGGAAATTTGgaaatagaaaagaagttCTCTTTAACAGAGCAAgaactgaagaagatttcaGCTTTAAATGCCAACATCAGGTTTAATGACCCATGGACTTGGTTGGATGGTAAATTCCCAACTTTTGCCTGA
- the YPT35 gene encoding Ypt35p (similar to Saccharomyces cerevisiae YPT35 (YHR105W); ancestral locus Anc_5.410) → MNDKISILPPEPIQLLDEDTTEPEFEVDSQQENEEPTSTSNSNGSNSNGSDWGTSIIRTRPRRGSSINANFSFQKAHVSDCTIINGDHGTKFAVWRITVFLEPNLTVFSAQKESYKIQTYRRYSDFVKLRENLLTRIQTAKPEKLHFLQIPHLPPSVQWYSTWKYQQVNLNKDWLAKRQRGLEYFLNHVILNSGLVEIAKDILIQFLEPSKILA, encoded by the coding sequence ATGAATGACAAGATATCCATTTTGCCTCCTGAACCCATCCAACTACTTGACGAAGACACTACAGAGCCGGAATTCGAAGTTGACTCACAACAAGAGAATGAAGAGCCTACCAGCACGTCAAATAGCAACGGTAGCAATAGCAACGGGAGCGATTGGGGCACCTCAATTATCAGAACAAGACCTAGACGGGGCAGCTCTATCAATGCAAACTTCAGTTTTCAAAAGGCCCACGTCAGTGATTGCACTATAATCAATGGAGACCACGGAACGAAGTTTGCTGTTTGGAGGATTACCGTTTTTCTTGAACCCAACTTGACAGTTTTCTCTgcccaaaaagaaagctatAAAATCCAAACCTATAGACGATACTCAGACTTCGTCAAACTACGGGAAAATTTACTAACGAGAATACAGACAGCTAAGCCCGAAAAACTGCACTTTCTACAGATTCCCCACCTGCCTCCCTCTGTTCAGTGGTACAGCACTTGGAAGTACCAACAAGTAAACCTAAACAAAGATTGGCTAGCCAAAAGACAAAGAGGGCTCGAATACTTTCTCAACCACGTCATTCTCAACAGCGGGCTGGTAGAGATTGCCAAGGATATACTCATCCAGTTCCTAGAGCCCTCGAAAATACTTGCATAA
- the TRR2 gene encoding thioredoxin-disulfide reductase TRR2 (similar to Saccharomyces cerevisiae TRR1 (YDR353W) and TRR2 (YHR106W); ancestral locus Anc_5.411), with the protein MIRHIAPLRKHSLESSIRVQLRMVHHKVTIIGSGPAAHTAAIYLSRAEMKPTLYEGMMANGIAAGGQLTTTTEIENFPGFPEALSGSELMERMRQQSVKFGTNIITETISKIDLSSKPFKLWTEFNEDKVPVTTDAIILATGASAKRMHLPGEEIYWQKGISACAVCDGAVPIFRNKPLAVIGGGDSACEEAEFLTKYGSKIYILVRKNHFRASVIMQRRIEKNANIIVLFNTVALEAKGDGKLLDMLRIKNTKTDVENDLEVNGLFYAIGHTPATDIVKGQVDEQETGYIKTVSGSSLTSVPGFFAAGDVQDSRYRQAVTSAGSGCIAALDAERYLSAQE; encoded by the coding sequence ATGATAAGACATATAGCACCTTTAAGGAAGCATTCGCTTGAGTCAAGCATACGTGTGCAGTTAAGGATGGTTCATCACAAGGTCACAATCATAGGCTCTGGTCCAGCTGCTCACACCGCAGCCATATATTTGTCAAGAGCAGAGATGAAACCGACATTATACGAAGGAATGATGGCCAACGGTATTGCTGCTGGTGGCCAACTGACGACAACCACGGAAATCGAGAATTTCCCGGGATTTCCGGAGGCGTTGAGTGGCAGTGAGCTGATGGAAAGAATGAGGCAACAATCTGTCAAGTTTGGCACTAACATAATCACAGAGACCATCTCTAAAATCGATTTATCTTCGAAGCCATTCAAGTTATGGACTGAATTTAATGAAGATAAAGTCCCCGTAACCACGGACGCTATAATTTTGGCCACTGGTGCCTCTGCCAAGAGAATGCACTTACCAGGGGAGGAAATATACTGGCAAAAGGGTATCTCTGCTTGTGCTGTATGCGATGGTGCTGTTCCAATCTTTAGAAACAAGCCTTTGGCCGTCATTGGCGGGGGGGATTCTGCGTGCGAAGAGGCTGAATTTTTAACAAAGTATGGATCgaagatatatatattggTAAGGAAGAATCATTTTCGTGCCTCCGTAATAATGCAGAGACGAATCGAGAAAAATGCGAACATCATTGTGTTGTTTAACACAGTCGCATTGGAAGCTAAGGGTGATGGTAAGCTATTGGATATGCTGAGAATCAAGAATACCAAAACTGATGTGGAGAATGATTTAGAAGTGAACGGACTATTTTATGCAATAGGTCATACTCCTGCCACAGATATAGTTAAAGGACAAGTAGACGAACAGGAAACAGGGTACATTAAAACTGTGTCTGGCTCGTCTCTGACCTCAGTGCCAGGTTTTTTTGCGGCAGGAGACGTTCAAGACTCTAGGTATAGACAGGCAGTAACTTCTGCTGGTTCTGGATGTATTGCTGCTTTGGATGCAGAACGGTACTTGAGCGCTCAAGAATAG
- the CDC12 gene encoding septin CDC12 (similar to Saccharomyces cerevisiae CDC12 (YHR107C); ancestral locus Anc_5.412), producing the protein MSAATATAIAAPPPVGISNLPNQRYKIVNEEGGIFTVMLCGESGLGKTTFINTLFQTVLKRADGQQHRQEPIRKTVEIDITRALLEEKHFELRVNVVDTPGFGDNVNNNKAWQPLVDFIDDQHDSYMRQEQQPYRTKKFDLRVHAVLYFIRPTGHGLKPIDIETMKRLSTRANLIPVIAKSDTLTAQELQQFKSRIRQVIEAQEIRIFTPPLDVDSKEDAKSGVNPDSAAIEHARQLIEAMPFAIVGSEKKFDNGQGTQVVARKYPWGLVEIENDSHCDFRKLRALLLRTYLLDLISTTQEMHYETYRRLRLEGHENTGDGKEDFTLPAIAPARKLSHNPKYKEEENALKKYFTDQVKAEEQRFRQWEQNIVNERIRLNGDLEEIQGKVKKLEEQVKSLQLKKSHLK; encoded by the coding sequence ATGAGTGCTGCTACTGCCACCGCTATCGCTGCTCCTCCTCCCGTTGGGATCTCCAATCTCCCTAACCAACGCTACAAAATTGttaatgaagaaggtgGCATATTCACCGTTATGCTATGTGGTGAAAGTGGATTGGGTAAAACCACATTTATCAATACATTATTTCAAACggttttgaaaagagcaGATGGCCAACAACACCGTCAAGAGCCCATCAGAAAGACTGTGGAGATTGATATCACGAGAGCTTTgctagaagaaaaacatttCGAGCTACGCGTTAACGTCGTTGATACTCCAGGTTTCGGGGATAACGTGAATAATAACAAAGCTTGGCAACCATTGGTGGATTTCATTGATGACCAGCATGATTCTTACATGCGTCAAGAACAGCAGCCATATCgtaccaaaaaatttgactTAAGGGTCCATGCCGTTCTTTACTTTATCAGGCCCACTGGACACGGTTTAAAACCAATTGATATCGAGACAATGAAAAGGCTGTCTACCAGAGCCAATTTGATTCCAGTTATTGCTAAATCTGATACTTTGACCGCTCAAGAATTGCAACAATTTAAGTCTAGGATTAGACAGGTAATAGAGGCACAAGAAATTCGTATTTTTACACCTCCGTTGGACGTTGACTCCAAAGAAGATGCGAAAAGTGGTGTTAACCCAGATTCGGCAGCAATCGAACATGCAAGACAATTGATAGAAGCAATGCCATTTGCCATAGTGGGgtctgaaaaaaaattcgacAATGGGCAAGGTACTCAAGTTGTCGCTAGAAAGTATCCATGGGGGCTTgtagaaattgaaaatgattctCATTGTGATTTTCGTAAGCTAAGAGCCTTGTTGCTAAGAACTTATTTACTAGATCTGATCTCAACTACTCAAGAGATGCATTACGAAACATACAGAAGATTAAGACTGGAGGGTCATGAAAATACCGGAGATGGAAAGGAAGATTTCACGCTTCCAGCAATCGCACCAGCAAGAAAATTATCACACAATCCCAAatacaaagaagaagaaaatgcatTGAAGAAGTATTTTACAGACCAAGTTAAAGCCGAAGAGCAAAGATTCAGACAATGGGAGCAGAATATTGTCAATGAAAGAATTAGATTGAATGGTGATTTAGAGGAAATTCAAGGTAAAGTTaaaaaactggaagaaCAGGTTAAAAGTTTACAGTTGAAAAAGTCACATTTAAAATGA
- the GGA2 gene encoding phosphatidylinositol 4-phosphate-binding protein (similar to Saccharomyces cerevisiae GGA1 (YDR358W) and GGA2 (YHR108W); ancestral locus Anc_5.416), with protein sequence MSHPHSHSIYLSEAPVRKPQAMGNSLLRKIQRACRMSLAEPDLALNLDVADYINEKQGAAPRDAAIALAKLINNRESHVAIFALSLLDVLVKNCGYPFHLQISRKEFLNELVKRFPGHPPLRYSKIQRLILTALEEWYQTICKHSSYKNDMSYIRDMHRLLKYKGYAFPKISESDLAVLKPSNRLKTASEIQKEQEIAQAAKLEELIRRGKPEDLREANKLMKIMAGFKEDNAIQAKQAISSELNKLKRKADLLNEMLESKDSQNWDNETTQELHSALRVAQPKFQKIIEEEQEDDTLVQDLLKFNDTVNQLLEKFSLLKNGDSNAASQIHPNHVSAPLQQSSGALTNEINLIDFNDLDETPSQVNNTNGAGTSAGAESSANDLLCDLTDLSISNTPSAAQTSFGLGGDIVLGSSQPAPPITTTNSSNNTLDLLGLASPQQPTNGQALNGNGFDFLSGLSTTSSTTMTPARTLVSQSSNLKIEFTISRESDSVIRIKSFFSNLSSSSISNLVFLLAVPKSMALKLQPQSGNFMIANAEDGITQEGTIENASANPSKTLKVKWKVSYFINSTQFDETAVFTLPNV encoded by the coding sequence ATGTCACACCCACATTCGCATAGTATATACCTGTCCGAAGCGCCCGTCAGGAAACCTCAGGCCATGGGCAATTCCCTTTTGAGGAAGATTCAAAGGGCCTGCAGAATGTCTCTGGCTGAACCAGATTTGGCGTTGAATCTCGACGTTGCTGATTATATCAACGAAAAACAAGGTGCTGCTCCCAGAGATGCTGCCATTGCGCTTGCCAAATTGATTAACAATAGGGAATCGCACGTGGCAATATTCGCGTTATCTTTGTTAGACGTGCTTGTCAAGAATTGTGGATATCCATTCCACTTGCAGATTTCTAGAAAGGAATTCTTGAATGAATTAGTCAAGAGATTTCCAGGCCATCCACCATTGCGTTATTCCAAGATTCAGAGATTAATTTTGACAGCTCTCGAAGAATGGTACCAAACGATTTGTAAGCACTCAAGCTacaaaaatgatatgagttATATCAGAGATATGCACCGCTTATTAAAATACAAGGGTTATGCATTCCCTAAGATAAGTGAGTCCGATTTGGCGGTTTTGAAACCTAGCAACCGATTGAAGACCGCTAGTGAAATTcagaaagaacaagaaatcgCCCAAGCTGCAAAACTGGAGGAATTGATTAGACGTGGTAAACCTGAAGATTTGAGGGAAGCTAacaaattgatgaaaatcaTGGCAGGCTTCAAAGAAGACAATGCCATACAAGCTAAACAAGCCATCTCTAGTGAATTAAACAAATTGAAGCGTAAGGCAGATCTATTGAATGAAATGCTTGAATCAAAAGATTCACAGAATTGGGATAACGAGACTACTCAAGAACTTCATAGTGCACTGAGAGTAGCTCAAccaaaattccaaaagatTATTGAGGAGGAACAGGAGGATGATACTTTGGTGCAAGATCTACTGAAGTTTAACGATACAGTTAATCAattattggaaaaattcagtCTACTGAAAAATGGTGACTCCAACGCAGCCTCACAAATACATCCAAACCACGTTTCTGCTCCATTACAGCAGTCTTCTGGCGCTCTAACTAATGAAATTAACCTAATTGATTTCAATGACCTGGATGAAACACCTTCTCAAGTTAACAATACTAATGGTGCAGGTACCTCAGCGGGAGCAGAAAGTTCTGCTAATGACTTATTATGCGATTTAACAGACCTATCCATCTCAAATACTCCAAGTGCTGCCCAAACATCCTTTGGTCTCGGTGGTGATATTGTGTTGGGGTCCTCTCAGCCTGCGCCTCCAATTACCACTACCAACAGCTCCAATAATACTTTAGACCTTTTGGGACTTGCAAGCCCTCAACAACCAACTAATGGCCAAGCATTAAATGGCAATGGATTCGACTTTTTATCCGGATTAAGCACAACATCAAGCACGACTATGACGCCTGCAAGAACCCTAGTTAGCCAGTCCTCTAACTTGAAGATTGAGTTCACAATTTCTAGAGAGTCCGACTCGGTTATAAGgataaaatcttttttctcaaacTTGAGTTCGTCATCGATTTCTAATTTGGTTTTTCTATTAGCAGTGCCAAAGTCAATGGCCTTGAAATTGCAACCACAATCAGGTAATTTCATGATTGCCAACGCTGAAGATGGTATTACACAAGAGGGAACCATTGAAAATGCCTCAGCTAACCCTTCAAAGACTTTAAAAGTCAAGTGGAAGGTTTCctattttatcaattccACACAATTTGACGAAACTGCTGTGTTTACATTACCTAACGTATAA
- the CTM1 gene encoding cytochrome c lysine N-methyltransferase (similar to Saccharomyces cerevisiae CTM1 (YHR109W); ancestral locus Anc_5.419) — MEKAFRFYLNSKAIFFHKGLSLKSSTVDDPKSGYGLFIDPTKFSGEEVNNGTVQLLRIPKLFTFDINTLLALLGDEDEFTSKEQFQRTNNKIKTALREIMEYPGFSRFLTETNLLIIYFMIFQSIFNSYEIPGSIKYYLKNILMNSDVETAMDTIEDLATDYGHYPQIFGLQETLKLFKDLFLNLLNVNDIKHLYSAIISRCLEIPEKSGTKGQEFTVHSTLVPVLDFANHENTRKNAYFDIDPANNDVLLLLNADVVQERGANSVEVFISYTPTDNLFSMLLTYGFAPDFKGYPQFWTVSLDRSFLRDYNGLDLNAELRTFYKWLHVNPVVSLVKHEHNGQVRWFINDTTPKFDEILLPFIPPLGDARIARWAYDSACHLMFAKMHCLVNPETKEHAAMIAEKYRSLIQDRELNGDDFINLPPLAWSLRFKDTKSGCMLQRHMNSEEAIAELQREQRQDAAETRSRFVDFFRSFLKYRKSRITKLTSNSNVTSALFAQELEIIDDLATAIDKSSTIFFSDLNVVLDVEPSTFPPLRFLHDHMEISEKTEKPVRKCEDPASYTSGAFTDFFEDETNQYVAFFGND; from the coding sequence ATGGAGAAAGCTTTCcgtttttatttgaattcCAAggctattttctttcacaaAGGCCTCTCATTGAAATCATCTACCGTCGATGACCCTAAGAGTGGATATGGGCTTTTCATCGATCCTACAAAATTCAGCGGTGAGGAAGTAAACAATGGAACAGTCCAATTGTTACGAATCCCTAAACTTTTCACGTTTGATATCAACACACTGTTGGCCCTCTTAGGAGATGAGGACGAGTTTacttcaaaagaacaatttcaaagaactAACAACAAGATTAAGACGGCTCTTCGTGAAATAATGGAATATCCCGGTTTCAGCAGATTTCTGACAGAAACAAATTTGCTCATCATCTACTTCATGATATTCCAATCTATTTTCAACAGTTATGAGATACCTGGTAGTATCAAGTactatttgaagaatattttgatgaaCAGTGACGTAGAAACTGCTATGGACACCATTGAAGACTTAGCTACAGATTACGGCCATTATCCTCAAATTTTTGGGCTTCAAGAAACATTGAAGTTATTCAAAGACCTTTTTCTAAACCTTCTGAATGTAAATGATATCAAACACCTTTACTCAGCGATAATCTCACGTTGTCTAGAGATACCGGAAAAATCTGGCACCAAAGGGCAAGAATTCACCGTTCATTCCACTTTAGTTCCTGTTTTAGATTTTGCCAATCACGAAAATACTCGAAAAAATGCCTATTTCGATATCGACCCTGCAAATAATGATGTTTTACTCCTACTTAATGCAGATGTGGTTCAAGAGAGGGGTGCAAACTCCGTAGAAGTCTTCATCAGTTACACGCCCACAGATAATTTATTCTCGATGTTACTAACGTATGGATTCGCTCCAGATTTCAAGGGTTATCCACAATTTTGGACCGTATCATTAGACAGAAGCTTTTTAAGAGATTACAACGGGCTAGATTTAAATGCAGAGTTGAGGACCTTTTACAAATGGCTACATGTAAACCCTGTAGTCTCACTAGTTAAACATGAACACAATGGCCAGGTCAGATGGTTTATCAACGACACGACACCAAagtttgatgaaattttgcTTCCATTTATTCCACCCTTGGGAGATGCAAGAATAGCACGCTGGGCATATGATTCTGCCTGTCATTTGATGTTCGCCAAGATGCATTGCCTGGTTAATCCTGAGACAAAAGAACATGCAGCAATGATTGCGGAAAAATACCGCTCTCTCATTCAGGATAGAGAATTGAACGGTGATGATTTTATTAATTTACCGCCTTTGGCGTGGTCGTTACGCTTCAAAGATACAAAAAGCGGTTGCATGTTGCAAAGACATATGAACAGCGAAGAGGCAATTGCTGAACTTCAACGAGAACAAAGACAAGACGCAGCCGAAACCAGGTCTCGATTTGTTGACTTCTTCCGGAGCTTTTTGAAGTACAGGAAATCCCGAATCACTAAACTTACCAGTAACTCAAATGTTACCAGCGCATTGTTTGCCCAAGAGCTGGAGATAATTGATGATTTAGCAACAGCCATTGATAAAAGCTCTactatcttcttcagtgATCTCAATGTTGTGCTCGATGTAGAACCCAGCACGTTCCCTCCTTTAAGGTTTCTTCACGACCACATGGAGATCTCCGAGAAGACAGAGAAGCCAGTCCGCAAATGTGAGGACCCAGCTTCTTATACTTCCGGCGCATTCACGGATTTCTTTGAGGACGAAACGAATCAATACGTCGCCTTCTTTGGAAATGATTAG
- the ERP5 gene encoding Erp5p (similar to Saccharomyces cerevisiae ERP5 (YHR110W); ancestral locus Anc_5.420): MKCVLVYGFCLLFALAEGVEGVHFYAKSGETKCFYEHLSKGNLLIGDLDLYAEKNGLFEEDSEASISITVDESFDNDHRVLNQKNSHTGDFTFTALDTGEHRVCFTPSYNKKSSPLRIFIELEIGNVEALDSRRKQDMNSLKGRVTQLTQRLSSIRKEQDTIRGKEAEFRNRSESANSKIMSWSALQFLVLVGTCIFQLRYLKNFFVKQKVV, encoded by the coding sequence ATGAAGTGTGTTTTAGTATACGGATTTTGTCTTTTATTTGCTCTTGCCGAAGGCGTGGAAGGTGTCCATTTTTACGCTAAATCTGGGGAGACCAAATGTTTTTATGAGCATTTATCGAAGGGGAACTTACTGATCGGTGATTTGGATTTGTATGCGGAAAAGAATGGTTTGTTTGAAGAGGACTCGGAAGCCAGTATAAGCATAACCGTAGATGAATCGTTCGATAATGACCATCGCGTCCTGAACCAGAAAAACTCACACACTGGGGATTTCACTTTCACTGCCTTGGACACAGGGGAACATAGAGTTTGCTTCACCCCATCTTACAACAAGAAGTCCTCTCCATTGAGAATATTCATAGAACTGGAAATTGGTAATGTCGAAGCTCTCGACAGCAGAAGAAAGCAGGACATGAATTCACTCAAGGGAAGGGTGACGCAGCTGACTCAAAGGTTATCTTCGATTCGTAAGGAGCAAGACACTATTAGAGGTAAGGAGGCGGAATTCAGAAACCGGAGCGAATCCGCCAATAGCAAGATAATGTCGTGGTCTGCACTCCAGTTTCTCGTACTAGTGGGAACCTGCATCTTCCAGCTGCGCTACCTTAAGAATTTCTTCGTTAAACAGAAGGTTGTATAG